GTGCTCCGAGGTGATCGTCGCGTCGCTGGTGGACGGCTCCGCGGCGCTGCTGAGCGACCTCGGCGAGCACACGCGCGCGGCCCGCGTCCTCGCCGCCGGCACCACCCTGCGCAACGGCAACGTGCGGCCCCACCCGGAGGACGCGCAGGCGGACCGCGTGGAACGCGCGGCCCTGACGGCGCTCGGCCCGGCCGCGTACGAGCGGGAGCGTGCCGCGGGCGGCGCGCTGACGACGGACGAGGTGCTCGCGGAGCTGGAGCTCGCGGTAGGGGCCGTCGGAGACGCGAGCACCTAGGGCCCGTGTCGGAAGTCCCGCCTGCCCCGCGGGCGGACGACGGGACTTCCGACACAGGCCCTAGCGGCAGGTCATGCGTGACTGCGCCCAGTCCGCGAGCGCCGTCGTGTCGAACGGCGTATGGGGTTCGACGACGAGCCTGACCGTCCTGCGCCCACTCAGGTCCACATGCACCGGCACCGCCGGGTCACCGCCCTTGACCAGCGGGGACTGCCACAACCGAGCCCCGTCCCCGTACACGGAGAAGCGCACCTTGCCGAGGCCCATCGTCATGTCGTCGACACCGACGACCGCGTCGTACGTCGAGCAGCTGCGGTTGAGGTCGATGGTGACGGAGGACCGGCCGTGCACGGTCACGCCGTGGGAGTACCGCTTGTCGCCGACCGACAGGCCCCAGCGCTGCCACACCCAGCTGCTCTCGGTGAGCCGCATCTCGGGCTTCGTGCCGTCGCCGGTGACGCCGTACTTCAGCTCGTTCCACTGGTAGACCCTGGGGGCAGGCGGCGGCGGGGGCGGCGGCTTCGGGGTCGGCTTCGGCTTCGGAGGGGTCGGTTTCGGCTTCGGGGCGGGCGGCGGCGTGGGCTTCGGCCGCGGCTTCTCCTCGGCGGGAGGCTTCGGCTTCGGCGTGGGGGTGGGAGTGGGCTTCGGGGTCGGTTTCGGGGCGGGCGGCGGCGGCTTCGGCTTGGCCTCCGGCTTCTCGGGCGGCGGCTTCCGCGGCACGACCGACTCGGAGACCACGGGTTCCTTGGCCGGCGGCGGGTCCGCCTTCGGCTTGCCGCCCCCTCCGGTGAGGGCGATCGCCGCCGCGACCCCGGCCGCCACGACGACGCCCGCCGCGATACCGGCCTTCGCGGGCGCGCCGAGCCCCTCGGACGCGGCGGCACCACCCGCCGCGGACCCGCCCGTCGACCCGCCTGCCGCGGCCGCGCCCGCGGCCCCCGCGGCACCCGCTCCGACGGTGCCGCCGCCGACGAGCGCGGCCACCTTCGCGTACCCGGCGGCACCGAACCAGCCGATGACGGCGATCGGCACGACCGCGGGAATCCCGCTCGCGACGTCCTTGATCTGCCCGGCGGCGAGCCGGCACTTCGCGCACT
The window above is part of the Streptomyces venezuelae genome. Proteins encoded here:
- a CDS encoding sigma-70 family RNA polymerase sigma factor yields the protein MSVDGRDEASQDGPDSGAGGPVSAADAGGPSVPPQREGGAGASVPGGAETPVPDADLIARMRSGDDSAYEELYRRHAEAVRRYARTCCRDAHTADDLTAEVFARMLQAVRGGSGPEHAVRAYLLTTVRRVAAGWTKSAKREHLVDDFAVFAAQAARGTEVSDDATLDLGADVRAMHEAEQSMAMQAFRSLPERWQAVLWHTEVEDESPSDVATLFGLDANGTRVLASRAREGLKQAYLQAHVSATLTESEECARYADRLGAYARGGLRTRAERGLRKHLEECAKCRLAAGQIKDVASGIPAVVPIAVIGWFGAAGYAKVAALVGGGTVGAGAAGAAGAAAAGGSTGGSAAGGAAASEGLGAPAKAGIAAGVVVAAGVAAAIALTGGGGKPKADPPPAKEPVVSESVVPRKPPPEKPEAKPKPPPPAPKPTPKPTPTPTPKPKPPAEEKPRPKPTPPPAPKPKPTPPKPKPTPKPPPPPPPAPRVYQWNELKYGVTGDGTKPEMRLTESSWVWQRWGLSVGDKRYSHGVTVHGRSSVTIDLNRSCSTYDAVVGVDDMTMGLGKVRFSVYGDGARLWQSPLVKGGDPAVPVHVDLSGRRTVRLVVEPHTPFDTTALADWAQSRMTCR